In one window of Gemmatimonadota bacterium DNA:
- a CDS encoding DinB family protein: MDYPREYLPAAELPRAASPLLQHLLDTYLSETNKTAAVWAELRDDQLGFRPHSRSSTVGEILKHQLLSERRFFAEFIGLAEPPAAELLPPGEPTVAAYIDRYVALARPRLAALAGRDEAFWLGHVPFFDVTRERIWVFWRRVLHTAHHRAQVGVFLRLLEDRVPPTYGPTADVTWAAADPTRTVAAAERRQ; the protein is encoded by the coding sequence ATGGACTACCCTCGCGAGTACCTCCCCGCCGCCGAGCTGCCCCGCGCGGCGAGCCCGCTGCTGCAGCACCTGCTCGATACGTACCTCTCCGAGACCAACAAGACCGCCGCCGTCTGGGCCGAGCTCCGCGATGACCAGCTGGGGTTCCGGCCGCACTCGAGGAGCAGCACGGTGGGCGAGATCCTCAAGCACCAGCTCCTCTCCGAGCGGCGCTTCTTCGCCGAGTTCATCGGGCTCGCCGAGCCACCCGCCGCGGAGCTGTTGCCCCCGGGGGAGCCGACGGTGGCGGCCTACATCGACCGGTACGTGGCGCTGGCCCGGCCGCGCCTGGCGGCGCTCGCCGGCCGCGACGAGGCGTTCTGGCTGGGCCACGTTCCGTTCTTCGACGTGACGCGGGAACGGATCTGGGTGTTCTGGCGCCGGGTGCTCCATACCGCGCATCACCGGGCCCAGGTGGGGGTGTTCCTCCGGCTCCTGGAAGACCGCGTGCCGCCCACCTACGGCCCGACCGCCGACGTGA